In one window of Lampris incognitus isolate fLamInc1 chromosome 3, fLamInc1.hap2, whole genome shotgun sequence DNA:
- the ctbs gene encoding di-N-acetylchitobiase, protein MFWVLLVFWTICSGSGSDVCPCERQELCRQIREERDFEVFVFDVGGKKWQSYNWSMVTTVAAFGKYDAELMCHAHSKGARLVLKGDVPLSYIVDQDNRTAWITEKVNLAKSQFMDGINIDIEHQVEEGSPQYRALTALVKETTEIFHREIPGSQVSFDVAWSPNCIDKRCYDYVAIADSCDLLFVMSYDEQSQITGDCVAMANAPLSQTFNGYFQYLDLKIDPKKLVMGVPWYGYDYSCLNLSQEGKCSITKVPFRGAPCSDAAGKQKPYSWIMKQVNTSMSGRLWDKQQLAPYFNYKDESGQIHQVWYDDPDSVCAKAGSVKSKGLRGIGMWNGNILDYSDDPVAQQQTAAMWNALVAC, encoded by the exons ATGTTCTGGGTTCTTCTGGTTTTCTGGACCATATGTTCTGGTTCCGGATCAGACGTCTGTCCGTGTGAACGACAGGAGCTCTGCCGACAGATTCGAGAAGAGAGAGACTTTGAG gtgtttgtgtttgatGTGGGCGGAAAGAAATGGCAGTCCTACAACTGGAGCATGGTGACAACAGTGGCAGCCTTTGGAAAATATGACGCTGAGCTCATGTGCCATGCCCACTCCAAAGGAGCCCGGCTGGTCCTCAAAG GTGACGTTCCCCTGTCTTACATTGTGGACCAAGACAACAGGACGGCCTGGATCACAGAGAAGGTGAACTTGGCCAAGAGTCAGTTCATGGATGGAATCAACATAGACATTGAACACCAGGTAGAGGAGGGTTCGCCACAGTACCGTGCATTGACAGCCCTGGTTAAAGAGACCACAGAGATCTTCCACAGGGAAATCCCCGGATCACAG GTCTCATTCGATGTCGCCTGGTCACCAAACTGTATAGATAAGCGCTGCTACGACTACGTCGCCATCGCGGACTCCTGCGACCTGCTGTTTGTGATGTCATATGATGAGCAGAGTCAGATCACGGGGGACTGTGTTGCCATGGCGAACGCCCCTCTCTCACAAACATTCAACG GGTATTTCCAATATTTGGACCTGAAAATAGATCCAAAGAAGCTGGTAATGGGAGTCCCATGGTACGGCTATGATTATTCATGCCTCAACCTATCCCAG GAGGGCAAGTGCTCCATAACCAAAGTCCCGTTCCGTGGAGCCCCATGCAGCGATGCTGCAGGTAAACAGAAACCGTACAGCTGGATCATGAAGCAGGTCAATACCTCAATGTCTGGCAGGCTCTGGGACAAACAGCAGCTAGCTCCATACTTCAACTACAAG GACGAGAGCGGGCAGATTCACCAGGTGTGGTATGATGATCCAGACAGTGTTTGTGCCAAAGCGGGTTCGGTGAAATCTAAGGGCCTGAGGGGGATCGGCATGTGGAACGGCAACATCTTGGACTACAGCGACGATCCGGTTGCCCAGCAACAGACGGCGGCGATGTGGAATGCCCTGGTGGCTTGTTAG